Proteins from a genomic interval of Trifolium pratense cultivar HEN17-A07 linkage group LG6, ARS_RC_1.1, whole genome shotgun sequence:
- the LOC123890396 gene encoding protein YIPF5 homolog, with the protein MEKEFKVPPVSFASAGNPNIAAQNLQNRRVPTPPFQPNSGIPFMSFDIGSAAVSTSSGPIYSGPGMGGGSANFDDEEPLLDELGIHPEQIWSKIRSVLNPFRVNHTVHKDADLSGPILLYMAFCLFQLLAGKIQFGVILGWIVVSSIFLYVVFNMLAGRTGNLDLHTCTSVVGYSMLPVVIFSALSLFLPQGGFFGLAIAAIFVLWATRASTGLVVSLTDGGDEHRGLIAYACFLIYTLFSLLVIF; encoded by the coding sequence ATGGAGAAAGAATTCAAAGTCCCACCTGTATCTTTCGCATCCGCCGGAAACCCCAATATCGCCGCTCAAAATCTTCAAAACCGCCGTGTACCAACACCGCCATTCCAACCTAACTCCGGAATCCCTTTCATGTCATTCGACATAGGTTCCGCCGCCGTATCAACTTCCTCCGGTCCAATTTACTCCGGTCCTGGAATGGGCGGTGGTTCCGCTAATTTCGACGATGAAGAGCCTCTTCTCGATGAACTCGGTATCCATCCTGAACAAATCTGGAGCAAAATCAGATCGGTTCTTAATCCGTTTCGTGTGAATCACACTGTGCACAAAGACGCTGATCTATCTGGTCCTATTCTTCTCTACATGGCTTTTTGTCTCTTCCAATTACTCGCTGGAAAAATTCAATTCGGTGTGATTTTAGGTTGGATCGTTGTTTCTTCGATCTTCTTATACGTTGTTTTCAATATGCTGGCTGGTCGAACTGGGAATTTGGATCTACATACTTGTACCAGTGTTGTTGGTTATTCTATGTTGCCAGTGGTGATTTTCTCTGCACTGTCGCTTTTTCTTCCACAGGGAGGTTTCTTTGGACTCGCCATTGCGGCCATTTTCGTGTTGTGGGCAACGAGGGCTTCGACTGGTTTGGTGGTTTCTCTTACTGATGGTGGTGATGAACATCGTGGATTGATAGCGTATGCTTGTTTCTTGATTTACACTCTGTTTTCGCTGCTTGTTATATTTTAG